TCACGAAATATATAATCATATTAGAGGACTTCACCCATGGCCTGTCGCAAGTACAACACTAAATGGGAATAATATTAAAATTTGGTGGGGAGAAGTAGACCCTACTACTTATCCAAACAAGCCAGGTGAAATAGTAGCTGTTAGCCCTGAAGGGATCATTGTTTGTTGCGGTAATAAAGAAGGCATTAAGATTACTGAAATACAACCTTCAGGAAAAAAGAAAATGTCTGTTGCAGATTTTGTACGTGGGAGCGGTCAATCATTAAAAGCAGGGGAAAAGTTGGGAGAATAAAATGAAGAAAAAAAATGTACGCGCAAGTTCATTAGATATATTATTACGGATAGGTGATAATGGTGCTTTCAGTCATTTATTAATTGATCATACGATCAAGTCAAATGAGTTATCTACATTAGATCAATCATTATTAACAGAGATAGTTTATGGTACCCTGCAACGAAAACTAACATTGGATTATTTCGTAACCCATTTTGTGAAAAAACCCGAAAAATTAGCGTCATGGGTAAAATGGTTGCTTTATCTATCCTTCTATCAAATGCATTATTTAGAAAAAGTTCCGGATCATGCGATTATTAACGAGGCTGTTACGATTGCTAAAAAAAGGGGACATGAAGGTATTTCTTCATTAGTTAATGGCGTATTACGGAGTGCGCAGCGAAGCGGTTTTCCTTCATTTGATAAGATTTCAGATGATGTGGAGCGTCTCAGTTTAGAAACAAGTCATCCATTGTGGTTGGTAAAACGCTGGGTGAAAACCTATGGTATAACTAAGACAGAATTGATTTGTCATGCTAACTTACATACAAAACCGATGACTGTTCGTGTACAACCATTAAAAATAACACGAGATGATGCAATGAAAGTACTGGAAGATGAGGGCTATGAGGTAGAAGCATCTCTTTTCTCAGAACAAGGAATTGTTGTTGTCAAAGGTAATGTATTAAAAAGTGACTTATTTAGTAAAAATAGTTTGTCAATTCAAGATCAAAGTTCGATGCTAGTAGCGGAAATGTTACAATTAGAAGAGAATCAAATTGTCTTAGATGCTTGTAGTGCTCCAGGTGGAAAGACAACACATATAGCTGAAAAACTAAAGAATACAGGTCAAATTTTCGCCTATGATTTGCTTGAGAAGAAAGCAGACCTTGTTGCAAAAAAAGCAGGTATATTGGGCTTAACCAATATTGAGACAAAGGGAGCTGATGCGAGAAACTTAGATGTCTATCATAATCCGAATACATTTGATCGCATATTAGTGGATGCACCTTGCTCAGGTTTAGGAGTTATTAGAGGGAAGCCAGATATTAAATACAATAAAAGTGAAGCAGATATTAATAAATTAGCAACCATTCAGATGTCATTATTAGAAAATGTTGCACAATTATTAAAAAATGATGGTAAACTTTTATATAGTACATGTACAGTTGATAAGGAAGAGAATGAAAAAGTAGTAGAAGCCTTTTTACTAGCTAATACGGACTTTGAAATAGATAAGTCTTTTTTCGAAACATTACCGACATTCATCCAAAATGCGCCTGGTTTATCTGATCTAGGGTTACAAATATTCCCGGATGATTATCAAACGGATGGTTTTTTCTTAACTCGCTTGCAAAAGAAATGAAAAAGACATACGTTATAAGGACTAGTTTACCGTTACGTATACAATGAATTATAATGATGAAGAATGAATGATACGGGGTGAGATGAATGAAGCAATATTTTATAACGGATCAAGGAAAAGTAAGAGAACATAATGAAGATGCAGGTGGTATATTTCGTAATGCAGAAAATCAAGTTTTAAGTGTTGTAGCAGACGGGATGGGAGGCCATAAGGCAGGTGATGTGGCTAGTCAAATGGTTATCCATCACTTTCAACAAGAATGGCCAAAAACCACTAGCTTAACAACGAAAGAGGAAACGGAAGAATGGTTGACAAACTCAATTAAAGATATTAATCAAAAAGTTTATGATCATGCACAGGAAAATAAAGAATGTGCTGGTATGGGCACAACGGTGGTGGCTGCAATATTTTCTTGTGATTTTGTTTCTATCGCGCATATTGGTGATAGCCGTTGTTATCTTTATCATGATCAAACACTTCGACAAGTAACAGAGGACCATTCACTCGTCAATGAACTTGTTCGATCTGGTCAAATTTCAAAAGAAGATGCTGAATTTCATCCTCGTAAAAATGTTTTGATGAGAGCATTGGGCACAGATAAAAATGCAGAACCAGATGTAAGATCAGAAGAATGGAAAGAAAAGGATCGTATACTGATTTGCTCAGATGGTTTATCTAATAAAGTCAGTGATAAAGAATTCAATGAATATTTGCAGAAGGATGATTCACTTGACCAAATTGGAAAACAATTAGTTAATCTAGCTAATGATCGCGGTGGAGAAGACAATATCACGATTACTTTATCTGAATATGAAACAGTAAGAGAAGGTGATCCATCGTGTTAGAAGGTCGATTACTGAATGACCGTTATAAGGTAATAAAGACGATTGGCGGCGGTGGAATGGCCAACGTATATCTAGGCCATGACACTATTTTAGATCGTGAAGTAGCTATTAAAGTATTGAAACTAGAATATGCAAATGATGAAGAATTTATTACCCGTTTTCATCGTGAAGCCCATTCTGCAACAAGTTTATCTAATCCTAATATAGTTAATATATATGACGTCGGCGATGAAGATAATATATACTACATGGTTATGGAGTATGTCGATGGGATGACTTTAAAAAAATATATTCAATTATACGGTCCAATCCAAGTTGAAGAAGCGATTGCAATTATGAGACAAGTTACATCTGCAATTGATCATGCCCATGAAAATGATATTGTTCATCGTGACATTAAACCCCAAAACATTTTAATTGATCCTTTTGGTCAAGTTAAAGTGACTGATTTTGGTATAGCATTGGCTTTAAGTGCTACCTCATTGACGCAAACCAATTCTGTATTAGGTTCTGTTCATTATCTTTCACCAGAACAGGCGCGCGGAGGGAACGCAAATAAAAAATCCGATATCTATTCACTAGGTATTGTCCTCTATGAATTGTTGACTGGGCGGATACCTTTCTCTGGACAATCTGCAGTTTCGATTGCCTTAAAACACTTACAATCTAATACGCCCTCCATTAGACAATGGAATGAAGAAATACCACAAAGTATTGAAAATGTTGTTTTAAAAGCAACAACAAAAGATCCATTCTATCGGTATGATTCGGTAGATGCTTTTGAGCAAGATTTAAT
The nucleotide sequence above comes from Paraliobacillus zengyii. Encoded proteins:
- a CDS encoding Stp1/IreP family PP2C-type Ser/Thr phosphatase, with the translated sequence MKQYFITDQGKVREHNEDAGGIFRNAENQVLSVVADGMGGHKAGDVASQMVIHHFQQEWPKTTSLTTKEETEEWLTNSIKDINQKVYDHAQENKECAGMGTTVVAAIFSCDFVSIAHIGDSRCYLYHDQTLRQVTEDHSLVNELVRSGQISKEDAEFHPRKNVLMRALGTDKNAEPDVRSEEWKEKDRILICSDGLSNKVSDKEFNEYLQKDDSLDQIGKQLVNLANDRGGEDNITITLSEYETVREGDPSC
- the rsmB gene encoding 16S rRNA (cytosine(967)-C(5))-methyltransferase RsmB; translation: MKKKNVRASSLDILLRIGDNGAFSHLLIDHTIKSNELSTLDQSLLTEIVYGTLQRKLTLDYFVTHFVKKPEKLASWVKWLLYLSFYQMHYLEKVPDHAIINEAVTIAKKRGHEGISSLVNGVLRSAQRSGFPSFDKISDDVERLSLETSHPLWLVKRWVKTYGITKTELICHANLHTKPMTVRVQPLKITRDDAMKVLEDEGYEVEASLFSEQGIVVVKGNVLKSDLFSKNSLSIQDQSSMLVAEMLQLEENQIVLDACSAPGGKTTHIAEKLKNTGQIFAYDLLEKKADLVAKKAGILGLTNIETKGADARNLDVYHNPNTFDRILVDAPCSGLGVIRGKPDIKYNKSEADINKLATIQMSLLENVAQLLKNDGKLLYSTCTVDKEENEKVVEAFLLANTDFEIDKSFFETLPTFIQNAPGLSDLGLQIFPDDYQTDGFFLTRLQKK